In the genome of Roseovarius sp. Pro17, the window TGAGAATGCTGGCGTTTTCAGCAATGATGACACGCTCACCCGCGACTTCCTCAAGGCGGCCGAGGCCGAGGGCGAAGGTGCATGGCGGATGCCGATGGGGCAAGCCTATGACGACGAATTAAAGAGCCAGATCGCCGATATGAAGAATGTCGGCGGGCGCCCCGGAGGCAGCATCACGGCCGCGCAGTTCCTCAAGCGGTTTGTGCAGGAGGACATGCCTTGGATGCATCTGGACATCGCCGGGGTTGCCTCGGTGAAATCCGATACCGCCTACGCGCCGAAGGGTGCAACCGGCTGGGGCGTAATGGCGCTGAACCGGCTTGTCGCGGACATGCTTGAGGGGGATTGATGGGCGCCGCCTATTTCTATCACCTGACGCGCGCGCCGCTCGAGGTCACCTTGGCCATGCTTTTGGACAAGGCGCGCGGCGCGGGCTGGCGAGTCGCTGTCAGAGGCGTTGATCCCGCGCAGATGGACAAGCTGGACGAGGCGCTATGGACGACGGGCGGCGATGAGTCGTTCCTGCCCCATGGCCGCGCGGGCCAGCCGTATGAGGCCGATCAGCCTATCCTGCTGACCACGCTGGCGGACATGCCCAATGGCGCAAGCTGCCTGATGACCGTCGCGGGTGCCGAGGTGGCGCCGGACGAGGTAAGCCGACTCGACCGGGTCTGCGTGATCTTTGACGGTAACGACGACGCTGCCGTCGCCCACGCGCGCACCCAGTGGAAGGCGCTGACCGATGCCGGCTGCACTGCGCAATACTGGTCCGAGGAGTCCGGTAAGTGGGAAAAGAAGGCCGAGAAGGAGGCTACCGGCTGACCATGGATTGGGACCGGGAACCTCCTTCGCGCGCTAGTCTTTGCGAAGCGGGATCTTGTCCTTGGTCATGTCATAGCTCCACGGCAGGTTGCTGTTTTTCCAGCCATCTTTCAGGCGCATCGGGCCGCGCGGGTCGTCCGTAAGCGTGCCGCCCTCGAACCCGTCGACAACCACATAGACTTGGCTAAGCCCCAGAGGCGCAAGCGCAGTGGCCGATGGCGCGCCGCGCGTGCCACCCGAGCGGCACATCACGATCACCGGCGCATCGTGGTCCAGGCCGCGCGCCTCGAGCGCCGCCGCGACACCTGCGGTAAAATCGGGATTCGAGCGCATGGCGAGGCGCGGCTTTTCCGGGTTCCAGGCGGCGGGGTCGACCAGCATGAAGGGCACATTGACGTCCACGACATCTGTCCAGCCGGTAAACATGATTTCGACCGGCTCGCGCACATCCACGAATAGCACGCCGTCGCCTTGCGCCTGTTTCATTTCGAACGCCTCGCGGGCGGTCAGGTAGAGGCCCCACTCGGTCTGGTGCTTGGGGTCTTGGGGCGCGTCTGCGGCCAAGCCGGGCGCGGCCAGACTGGCGGCGAGCAGGGCGACGGATAGCGTTTTGCGAAGCATGATATTTCCTTTAAACTGGGTCAGGTGCGATCAGAAAGACAGGACGCGGGCGTCCTTGGCCATCAGCCGCGCCGCCATATCGCCCGGCTTGGCCGCAGTGATGCCGTCCAGCAAAATGCCCGCATCGCCGCCCTTGCCGGGCAGGTATAGTGCGCAGACCTCGACCATACCTCCGGCCTCAATGATCTTTTGCATCAGGGCCTGCGGACTCATTCCCATTGGCGGCTGCGCGGTGGTCGCCGTATCGGGTGCGTCCTTGAGCGCGATATCACCGCCCGGACCGCAAAGCAGCATGTGTGCAGTCGCGCCCGCGCGTAGCGATTCCATGGTCAGCACCATGCCCATCAACTGGGTCTGTGGATTTTCGCTGGTAATGACTGTGACCAGATTGTTGTGCGCGTCCTGCGCATTGGCGGACAGGGCAGTCACGGACAGCGCCGTGGCGGTGCAGAGGGCGAGTGCGGGCAAAAGGCGCATGGGAGGTCTCCTTGGATAAAACGCGTCTGAGGATCACGCTAAGGAAGGCAGCGAACGCGGCATTGATTTCGGTCAACCCCATCCTGTGGTGAGATGACGCAGACGATCAGCGCTCCAGAACCAGCTTGCCACCTGTGATATGCACGCTTGTAAACCGCTCCAGATAGCCCATTCCCAGCAGAGATTCGCGTAGTTCGCCCGAATTGACCACGGCGCGCACTCCACGATCGCTGATGCTGCCGACGGTGAGGGTCTCCAGCCGCACCGGTGCGGTGCGCACGATGCCGTTGGCAGTGGTGGCCTGCCCGGTAAAGTTCAGATCATCGGGATGCAGCCCGGCTGCAATCGCATCCTCGCGACTGAGCACGATGTCGCTGGCCCCGGTATCGACAACAAAGCGCACGGGCGCGCCATTGACCTCGGCAGCGAGGTAGTAATGCCCGTCAGGCGCGCGGGGCAGTTCGATCCGGCCCTGATCGGCGCTGATGGATTGGCGCGGCGCGACGGTGGCGCGGATATCGTCCCAGAGGCCGATTGCCGCAATAACGCCGATGAATATCAGACCCCAGACCGCCGCGTGCTGCGCCGTCTTGCCCAGTGAATTGCGGTTGGCGGCAAAGAACCAGATCATAACCGCGCAGCCCAGCACGATCAGATAGATGAGGTTCGCAGTGTCGACAGTATCGCTCATGATACCAAGATAAGGTGCGCAGCGCACATGCGCCAGATCATCCGATCATGCCAGATCATCCGATCATGATAGTGTCGCGCAGTCCATCCAGCACAAATTGAACTGCCAGCGCGGCCAGCAACATGCCCAGAACGCGCGTAACCACGCTGATGCCGGTCTTGCCCAACGCGTGCTCCAGCATGCCCGCGCTCAGGAAAGACAGATAGACCATAAACATCACGAACAGCATCATGCCCAGCACCCAGGTCAAGCCCAAATAGCCTGAATGTTCGCCGGTCAGCAGGATGACGGTGGCAATGGCGCCGGGGCCTGCAATCAGCGGAATCGCCAATGGGAAAATTGACGGATCCTCGTGATCATCCTGCTCGACCTGGCCCTCGCGCCGCTTGGTGCGCCGTTCAAACAGCATGTCGAGCGCGGTCAGGAACAGCAGCACACCACCGGCGATGCGAAAGGCGGGCATGGAAATACCGATAAAACCCAGCACCGCCTCGCCGAACGCGCCGAACAGGCACAAGAGCGCGGCGGCCGTCAGGCACGAATGCAGCGCGATGGTGCGGCGCCTCGACGCTGGCATGCCACGCGTCATTGCCAGAAACAGCGGGACCAGCGCGAAGGGGTCCAGCACGATGAAAAGTGCGGCGAATGTCGTGATCAGCGTGGCGGTTTCCATGAGAGTCCTTTTCGGTGCTGGCCTTGCAATGCGACGTGGCTCAGGCCGTCGCGCGCTCCAGCTTTTCGAGTGCACGCATCCAGAGGGATTCGGCGCGGTCCTGAGCATTCATCACTTCGGAATACTTCTTTTGCCAGACCGTCGCCTCGTCCTTGTTGTCATCGTCATACATCGCGGGATCGGCCAGCTTTTTGGCTAGCCTGTCCGCCATTATGTTCAGTTTTTCAACGCGTTCCTCGCATTTCTTTGCTTCCTGCTTTAACGCAGTGATCGCATCGCGCGAGGGGCGTTTCGGCTTTTGATCCTTCACCTTCGGCGCAGGCTTGTCGCCCGCCAACAGCATGTCACGGTAGCTTTCCAGATCGCCCTCATATGGGGCGACACCGCCGTCCTTGACCAGCCACAGACGGTCGGCAACCAGGCTGAGCAGGTGCATGTCGTGACTGACGAGGATCACTGCGCCGGTATAGGCGGTCAGCGCCTCGACCAGTGCTTCGCGCGATTCGATATCCAGGTGGTTCGTCGGTTCGTCGAGGATCAGCAAATGGGGCGCATCGATGGTCGCCAGCATAAGGCTAAGCCGCGCCTTTTGTCCGCCCGACAGCTTGCCCACCAGCGTTTCGGCCTGCTCGGCGCCGATGCCAAATCCGCCAAGGCGCCCGCGTAGGCGCGATGGCGTCTCGCCGGGGCGCAGGCGACGGATATGGTCGATCGGCGTCTCGTCGACGTGCAGTTCCTCGACCTGGTGCTGTGCGAAAAAGCCGACGCGCAGCTTGGACGAGGTGGTCATCTTGCCGCCCATTAGATCAAGTTTTCCTGCTAACAGCTTGGAAAGGGTGGATTTCCCCTCACCGTTCTTACCGAGCAGCGCTATCCGATCATCCTGATCAATGCGCAGGTTCAGTCGCTGCAGGACTGCCTTGCCGTCATAGCCGACTGAACCACCCTCAATGTTGATGATCGGCGGAGACAGCTCCTCGGGCGAGGGGAAGGTGAACCGTTTGAGCGCGGCCTCTTGCGGGGTGGTGATCGGCTTCATCTTGGCGATCATCTTGAGGCGCGACTGGGCCTGAACGGCCTTGGACGCCTTGGCGCGGAAACGATCGACGAAGCTTTGCAGATGGGCGCGGCGCGCGTCCTGCTTTTTGGCCTCACTCTCCAACGCCGCCAACCGCGCGGCGCGGGTTTCGGCGAAGGTGTCGTAGGCGCCCTGATAAAGCGTCAGTTTCTTGTCTTCGAGATGCAGGATCGAGTTGACGGCACGGTTCAGCAGACCGCGGTCATGGCTGACGATCAGCACGGTATGCGGATAGCGCGCGAGGTAAGTTTCCAGCCACAGCGCACCTTCGAGGTCCAGATAGTTTGTCGGCTCATCAAGCAGCAACAAATCAGGCTGCGAGAACAGCACAGCAGCCAGCGCCACGCGCATCCGCCAACCGCCTGAAAACGCCGAACACGGCTGGCGCTGCGCCTTGTCGTCAAAACCCAGTCCCTTGAGGATCGAGGCCGCGCGCGCCTCGGCGCCCCATGCGTCGATATCCGAAAGGCGTGTTTGTACGTCGGCGATGCGGGTGGGATCGCTCGCTGTCTCGGCCTCGGCCAAGAGGTTAGCGCGCTCGGTATCGGCGGCCAGAACCGTGTCGATTAGCGACACCTCGTTGCCCGGCACTTCCTGAGATACGCCGCCGATACGGGCGCGCTGGGGCAGGGTGATCGCGCCACCCTCAAGCGCCAGCTCGCCCCGGATCAGGCGGAACAGCGTGGTCTTGCCCGTGCCGTTGCGACCCACGATGCCCACCTTGTGGCCATCCGGGATACTTGCCGAAGCGTTTTCAATCAGCGGGCGACCCGCGACGGAATAGGATATGTCATCAATGCGTAGCATACGTGTGCCATGCCTCAGCCAGCGGGCGGCGTCAATCGCACCTTTTCATGTAGCGGTCCTCATGCTATCGGGGCCGCAATTGCGCAGAGGCAGGGCATGGGGCCCGGCCCACGCACATCAACCAACAAGAGGCTAACATGGCAACCGAACGCACGCTGAGCATTATCAAACCCGACGCGACCAAACGCAACCTGACCGGCAAGATCAATGCCAAGTTCGAGGATGCCGGTCTGCGCATCGTCGCGCAAAAGCGGATCCACCTGACACCGGCGCAGGCCGGCAAGTTCTACGAAGTCCACGCCGAGCGTCCGTTTTACGGCGAACTGTGCGATTTCATGGCCTCGGGCCCCGTCGTCGTGCAGGTTCTGGAAGGCGAAGGCGCCATTGCCAAGAACCGCGAAGTCATGGGCGCGACAAACCCCAAGGATGCAGCCCCCGGCACAGTGCGCGCCGATTTCGCCGAAAGCGTTGGCGAGAACTCGGTCCACGGCTCGGACGCGCCCGAGACGGCCAAGGAAGAGATCGCGTATTTCTTTGCTGGGCTCGAACTGGTCGGCTGAACGCAACGATCTGCGGTCAGCGAGGCCGCTCGAACACACCGATTTCGGCAAGGGCCGCATCCAGAGGGGTGCGGCCTTTGTCCTTGTTTGCAGCCTTGATCGCATCGAAACGGGCGCGAAGCGCTGTCTTTTCCGCGCCTTGGCAATCATTCCACGGTCGTCCCTGCAGCCCCATGACCATCGCGTAATACCCGATGAAGTGTGGAACCGTACCGCTGGCGATCAGCCGCGCATAGGCCGCATCAGCGCCAAGTTCGCGTAACTCGGCTGCCGAGTGGATGCCTGCACGCGTGCAGGATGCCTCAACAGCAGGGCCGAGATTTCGGATCGATGATACGGCGTCATGCGGTTCGCTGGTCATCTAGCTAGCCTAGCGACGTAGTTTTGCGCGGGCCAGTGCAATGAGACGCTGCGCAATCAAATGCTGGCAAAGTCGTTGAACACCTGCCGCGAAATAACCTTGGGTTGCGGCTTGGTTTTGCGCGGAGGGGTGCGTTTGATCTGCTTTGGGGCGGATTCAAGGGATTTGGCTACGTGCGCCTTGGGCGCGGGCGTTGACTTAAGCATCGGTTTGCTCCTTCAAAAAGATCACGCCCCCAGATGACTCTTGAGCCTAGCAAGGAATCGGGGCGTGAATAAGGAGCAATTGGGACGAAACTGTGGCGGATACAAGCCCCAGAGGTCCGGATGTCTTGGGCATGGGCGGAACCACGCCCAAGACACTCTTAGGAAAGCATTTTTTCGACAATTTCGCCGAATGCCGACGGCGTGGGCACGATGTTCACTCCCGCCCCGGACAGGATCTCGACCTTTTCCTGCGCCGACTCTCCAAAGGCCGATACGATCGCGCCTGCATGGCCCATACGCCGCCCTTTGGGCGCCGACAGGCCGGCGATGTAGGCCGCGACAGGCTTGGTCATGTGATCGCGGATGTATTCGGCTGCTTCTGCCTCTTGGGGGCCACCGATTTCGCCGACCATGACGACGGCGTCGGTTTCTGGATCGTTCTCAAAAAGCTCCAGAATATCGCGGAAGGACGAGCCGTTGATCGGATCGCCCCCGATCCCGATAGAAGAGGACACGCCGATCCCACGCGCCTTCATCTGGCTGGCGGCCTCATAGCCCAAGGTGCCCGAACGCCCAACGATGCCGACGCGGCCTTCGAGGTAGATCGAGGGCGGCATAAGGCCCGCAAAGGCCTGCCCCGGCGTGATGATCCCGGCGCAGTTCGGACCGATCAGCCGCATCCTGCGCGCTTCCTTGTAGCGGCGCATATAACGTTTGACGCGGATCATATCCTGCGTCGGGATGCCGTCGGCGATGCAAACGCAGGTCTCGATGCCCGCATCCGCGGCCTCCATGATGGAATCCGCAGCAAAGGGGGGCGGCACAAAGCAAATGGCCAGCGTCGCGCCCGTTTCGGCCACAGCACCCTTGACGGTGTTGAACACCGGCAGCCCGCCATGCAGCACACCGCCCTTGCCGGGGGTGACGCCACCGACCACGTTGGTGCCGTAATCGCGCATTTCCTGCGCATGAAAGCTGCCGATGCGGCCTGTCAGGCCGGTGACCAGCACCTTGGATGTCTTGTCGATCAGAATTGCCATCAGACTGCCTCCGCGTTCTTGGATGATGCCGATTTCCATGCCGCGACCACTTTGTCCGCAGCTTCGGCCAGCGTTTCGGTGGTCGTGATGTCCAGCCCGCTGTCATTCAGCACCTTGCGACCTTCTTCGACATTGGTGCCGGACAGGCGCACGACGAGGGGCATGGTCAGTTTCAGTTCCTGAACCGCCCGCACGACGCCCTCTGCGATCCAGTCGCAGCGGTTGATCCCGGCAAAGATGTTGACGAGGATCGCCTCGACATTGGGATCGTTCAGCACCGCCTTGAACGACATCAACACGCGTTCAGGGCTGGCCCCGCCGCCCACGTCGAGAAAGTTGGCAGGCTCACCGCCCGCCATCTTGATCATATCGAGCGTCGCCATCGCGAGGCCCGCGCCGTTCACGATGCAGCCGATTTCGCCCTCAAGTCCGATATAGCTGAGACCCCGGTCGCTGGCATAGGTTTCGCGCGCGTCCTCTTGGCTCTTGTCGCGCAACTCCGAGATGTCGGGGTGACGGAACAGCGCGTTGTCGTCGAAGCTGAGTTTGGCATCCAGCGCGACGATTTCGCCTGCGCCGGTTACGACCAGCGGGTTGATTTCCAGCATGGATGCGTCCAGTTCGTCCATCGCCTTGTAACAGCCAACGATCTGCTTGACGGCCTGCGGGATCAGCGCAGAATCAAGCCCCAACTGAAATGCGATTTCGCGCGCCTGAAAGGCCTGCATCCCCACCGCCGGGTCGATGACCGCGCGAATGATGCTGTCCGGCTCGTCCGAGGAAATATCCTCGATCTCCATCCCGCCTTGGGCGGAGGCAACGACGACGACGCGCTCTTCGGTGCGGTCCATGACAAAGCCCAGATAGATTTCCTGAGCGATATCAGTCGCCTCTTCGATATAGAGGCGACCAACCAGCTTGCCTTGGGGGCCAGTCTGGTGCGTGACCAGCTTGCGGCCAAGCATCCATGCTGCGGCTTGCCAAATCTCGTCATCGCTGGAACAGATGCGCACGCCGCCCGCCTTGCCGCGCGCGCCGGAATGGATCTGTGCCTTGACGACGCATTTCTCACCCGACAGTTCCTGTGCCCGGTAGACGGCCTGTTCGGGGCTATAGGCAATGCCACCGCGCGGCACGTTGACGCCGAATTTCTTCAGCAGTTCCTTGGCTTGATATTCGTGAATATCCATTTGGTTTCCCTCAGCCCTTGGCTGCGATGGCATCGGCCACCGTCAGCACGTTCTGCGCCATGCGCTCGGAGGCGGCGTCGATCAGACGGCCATCAAGGTTCGCGGCACCCTTGCCCTGCTTTTCCGCCTCGCGCAGCGCTTCGATGATGCGGCGCGCGCGGGTCACTTCGGCCTCGGGAGGCGAGAAGGTCTCGTTCGCGAGCTTGATCTGGCTGGGGTGAATGGCCCATTTGCCTTCGATACCAAGGGCTGCGGCACGTTTCGCCGACGCGGTATAGCCCTCGGGATCGTTGAAATCACCGAACGGACCATCAATGGCGCGTAGGCCATAGGCACGGCAGGCGCCGTTCATGCGCGAGATGGCGTAGTGCCACTGATCGCCCGGATAATCGGGGTTGAGACCACCGATAACCACGGTACGGGCGCGGGTGAAAGCGGCGTAGTCGCCGACGCCGAAATGCATCGCCTCCAGACGGCCCGGTGCGGCGGCGATCGCCTCCACATTGGCCATACCGAGGGCGGTTTCGATCAATGCCTCCAGACCGATCTGATGCTTGAAACCCTTGGCCACTTCGATCTGGCTGAGCATAGTCTCGACACAATAAAGATCGCCGGGAACGCCGACCTTGGGGACCAGAACCGTGTGGATGTGCTGGCCGGCCTGTTCGACGATATCGACGACGTCGCGGTACATATAGTGCGTGTCGAGCCCGTTGATACGGATCGACATGGTCTTGCCTTTCCAGTCGATGTCATTCAGCGCCTGGATGATGTTCTTGCGCGCCTGCTCTTTGTCGGCGGGCGATACGGCGTCCTCAAGGTCGAGAAAGATATAGTCGACATCGCTGTTGGCGGCCTTTTCGAACATTTCGGTGTTCGAGCCGGGCACAGCCAGTTCGGATCGCTGAAGACGTTGCTTTTTCAGCGGGTGCAAAGTGTAGCTCATGTCGGTCCCTCCCTAGGATCACGTGGTTAGGAAAGGGTGCCGCAAACGCGGTTGGCCAAACACTTTCGCATGGGTAGCAAAGGTTGTTTCGGGTTGGGGCGGTCCGGCAAACGGGTAGGGCGGACTACCCGGCACGCGGTATTCGGAACACATCGGCACACCGGACGGTGCACCGGAAAGTGCAACAACATTTTAGTGCGAAATACGTAAACCATGCCCCGAGTTTCATCAGGGCATGGTTATGGCGCAGTTGGACTACGCTGGGCTGTGATCGAAGTTTACGCCTTGGCGGTGCGATAATGCTCTAGGGCTGCCGCTACGCCAGCGCCGGGGGTAATGCGCGCGCCGGCGTCCATCAGCGCCATTTCCGCGGCCGACAAAGCGCCGCACAGCATCACCGAGTTAAGCGAACCCAGATGCCCGATGCGGAATGCGCGCCCGGCCAGCTTGTTCAGACCGCTGCCCAGCGACGTGCGGTATTTGCCATAGGCGCCTGCGATCACGTCGCGGGCATCGACGCCTTCGGGTGTATAGATCGCCGAAACCGTGTCGGACGCCCATTCCGGCCCTCTGGCCACCAATTCGCATCCGTCCCACGCGGCGACAGCGCGGCGCACGCCCTCAGCAAGGAAGGTATGGCGCGCCCAGATTGCCTCCATCCCGTCGCCCAGCATCAGGTCGAGCGATACGCGCAATCCGCGCAACAATTGCGTCGGCGGGGTGTAGGGGAAATAGCCGGTATCGTTCAAGGCGATCATGTCCGCAAAATTGAAATAGGCGCGCGGCATCTTTTCCGAGTTCGAGGCATTAATGGCCAGCGCCTTGTCCGACGCACCCAGAAATCCAAGGCCCGCAGGCAGCATGAAGCCCTTTTGCGATCCGGCAACCGCCAGATCAACGCCCCATTTATCCATCTCGAATTCGATCGAACCGATCGCGCTGACGCCGTCGACAAAGAGCAGCGCAGGATGGTTCGCATCGTCCAACGCGCGGCGAACCGCGGCAACGTCAGAGCTGACGCCGGTCGCCGTTTCGTTATGGGTGGCAAAGACGGCCTTGATCTGGTGATCGGTGTCGGCGTTGAGCTTGGCGGCGTAATCCTCCACAGGCACGCCCTTGCCCCATTCCACCTCGCACAGATCGACCTCAAGGCCGAGACGTTCGGCCATCTCGACCCAGAGCAGTGAGAACTGGCCAAAGCGTGACATCAACACCCGGTCGCCCGCAGCGAGCGTATTGGTGATCGCCGATTCCCAAGCGCCTGTGCCCGAGGACGGAAAGATGAACACGCGGCCGTTTTTCAGGCGGAACGTCTTCTTGATATCGGTCAGAAGGCCGGTGACGAAATCGCCGAAATCGGGCGCGCGCATGTCCTCCATCGGGACGTTCATGGCGCGGCGCACCTCTTCGGGGACGTTGGTCGGGCCGGGGATGAATAGATGGGATGTGCCGTGCATGATGTTTCTCCTGTTGGCTGATCAATCTATCGGGCGGGGTCCATGAGGATGTAATGCCCGACTGCATGGCGCTGGCCGCGATCTGTCGCGCTGCGACGCCAAACGGGTAGGGTGGGGCTACCCGGCGGGGTGAAAAGCAGCGCGGCATACCGCGGCACACAGAAAAATCGTTCGAATTCATAGGTTTCCTGCTTTTCGGGCTGTAAAAACCCGTGACAAGCGAGCGCGCATGTGCAGCAATCACGGGATGAACGAACAACAAAACACAGACGCACGCGTCATCGTCGCGGACCGGCAGCTGATCGTGTGTCAGGGAATCGGATCGCTCGTGGGTCAGATTCCGGGGACTGAACTGGGCGCGTTCGCAACCGACCTGCCGGCGCTGCGCGCCTTGCTTGAGGCCGAGGAGGGGCGCGTGATCGTCATTCTGGGCGTGCGCCTTGCCGACTGTGATCTGGCCGCGGCGATGGAAATGATGCGGCGCGAGCATCCTGGCGCGCTGGTCGTCGTGGTCGCGGACGAGACGGAATTCGCGTTCATCCGCGCGGCGGTCAAGGCGGGGGCCAACTCGGTCTGCATGATGGCGCAGATACTGGTCAGCCTGCCCAAGATACTGGGCAAGCTGGTCGAGGGTCATTCCATCGTCCCGACCGAGATCCTGCGCCGCCTCGCGAACGAGACGACGGATACCCTGTCGCGGCGCGAACATGAGATATTGGGCCTGCTGGCGAACGGGCTGACCAATTTTCAGATCTCGGCCCGGTTGGGCCTGTCGGAGAATACGGTGAAATACTATCTCAAGGCGATTTACCAAAAGCTTGACGTGAATTCGCGCGGCGGTGCCATCGCGAAATACGTCGCCGGCAATTACTGAGGCCGCCGCGAGGGCGAGGCTATTGGTGAATACCCTCGCCCGTCATCTGGTGGCGTGACTTAAAGCGTTTCGCGAAAAACCTGAGTCACAGATTTTCGTGAAACGCGCGCAACATATCAGCGTCGCGCGCGTTTCGCCTTTATCCGATGCCTCAGTTGGAAGGATCTTTTCCTGCCAGGGGTTTCTTTTTCGTGCGCTTGGCCTCAGCTGCGGCCTTGGCTGGCTCATAGGTCTGGATCGCGATGGCCGGGCTGCAGCCGCGGGCGTTATAGCGGCTCACGAGGCCTTGATTGCGGCGCTGATAGGCGCGCGCCTCTTCGGCAGAGGCGCCTTTCAGATCCATAAAGAAGAGCGCGGGAAAGAACAGAATTGCGCCTGCCGCGCCTGCGACCACATTCTGCGTCTGCTTGTCGCGCTTTTCGTCGATCAGGCCGCGCACGGCTTGCGAATTGACATCAATCTCGCGCCGCAGCTCGGGGCAGGAGAGGCGCGCGTCGCCGTCCTGAATTTCGTTGACCGGATTTGGATCACGGCCAGCGCAGGCGGTAAGGGTCATCACGGCAAGCAGAGAGAGGGGCAGACAGCGTTTCATACAATATTATCCTAAGGTTACTCGTTACTCAGCATATGCCACCAGACGTTGCTATTTCGCTAAAGCGCGTACGCAAAGTGCAGCGCACAAAAGAAAAACGCCGCAGGGCATTCAAATGCTCGACGGCGTTTACTGAGATCGGGGCCGAACGTCTACGCCGATTGGCCCAAAATTATGCGCTGTGTCATCCGCGCCGTCTGCGTCGCCGTCCACCG includes:
- a CDS encoding response regulator transcription factor, translating into MNEQQNTDARVIVADRQLIVCQGIGSLVGQIPGTELGAFATDLPALRALLEAEEGRVIVILGVRLADCDLAAAMEMMRREHPGALVVVVADETEFAFIRAAVKAGANSVCMMAQILVSLPKILGKLVEGHSIVPTEILRRLANETTDTLSRREHEILGLLANGLTNFQISARLGLSENTVKYYLKAIYQKLDVNSRGGAIAKYVAGNY
- a CDS encoding aminotransferase class V-fold PLP-dependent enzyme, whose product is MHGTSHLFIPGPTNVPEEVRRAMNVPMEDMRAPDFGDFVTGLLTDIKKTFRLKNGRVFIFPSSGTGAWESAITNTLAAGDRVLMSRFGQFSLLWVEMAERLGLEVDLCEVEWGKGVPVEDYAAKLNADTDHQIKAVFATHNETATGVSSDVAAVRRALDDANHPALLFVDGVSAIGSIEFEMDKWGVDLAVAGSQKGFMLPAGLGFLGASDKALAINASNSEKMPRAYFNFADMIALNDTGYFPYTPPTQLLRGLRVSLDLMLGDGMEAIWARHTFLAEGVRRAVAAWDGCELVARGPEWASDTVSAIYTPEGVDARDVIAGAYGKYRTSLGSGLNKLAGRAFRIGHLGSLNSVMLCGALSAAEMALMDAGARITPGAGVAAALEHYRTAKA